In a genomic window of Nomascus leucogenys isolate Asia chromosome 4, Asia_NLE_v1, whole genome shotgun sequence:
- the LOC100596124 gene encoding olfactory receptor 5I1-like: MELEDGTVKTGFFLLGFSGHLELQSLLFAVFFSIYSVTLTGNLGMILLITISSHLHTPMYFFLCMLSFIDACYSSVITPKLLVNLVSEKKTISYNGCAAQLYFFCSLVDTESFLLAAMAYDRYIAICNPLLYTVIMSKKVCCQLAIGAFWGGTMSSIIHTMNTFHLSFCSRDINHFFCDISPLFSLSCTDTYMHDIILVVFASFVEAICLLTVLLSYVFIMAAILRTRSVEGRRRGFSTCASHLTVVTIYHDTLIFIYLRPGTGHSLDIDKVTSVFYTLTIPMLNPLIYSMRNKDVKNAFRKVIG; the protein is encoded by the coding sequence ATGGAGCTGGAGGATGGCACTGTGAAGACTGGGTTCTTTCTCCTGGGATTCAGCGGCCATCTGGAACTTCAGAGTCTCCTTTTTGcagtatttttttccatctaCTCTGTTACTCTGACGGGGAATCTTGGAATGATTTTATTAATCACAATCAGTTCCCACTTGCACACTCCTATGTACTTTTTCCTCTGCATGTTGTCCTTCATAGATGCATGCTACTCTTCTGTCATTACTCCCAAATTACTTGTGAACTtggtttctgaaaagaagacCATTTCTTACAATGGCTGTGCTGCACAGTtatattttttctgctctttgGTTGACACAGAATCTTTCCTCTTGGCTGCCATGGCTTATGACCGGTACATAGCAATCTGCAACCCGCTTCTCTATACAGTGATTATGTCCAAGAAGGTTTGTTGCCAGCTTGCAATTGGAGCATTTTGGGGGGGCACTATGAGCTCAATTATTCATACCATGAACACTTTCCATCTGTCATTCTGCTCCAGAGACATTAACCATTTCTTTTGTGATATCTCCCCACTCTTCTCTCTGTCCTGCACTGACACTTACATGCATGACATCATTCTGGTGGTCTTTGCCAGTTTTGTGGAAGCAATCTGTCTTCTAACAGTTCTCCTTTCTTATGTCTTCATTATGGCAGCTATTCTTAGAACACGTTCTGtggagggaagaagaagagggtTCTCCACTTGTGCTTCCCACCTGACTGTGGTCACTATTTATCATGATACCTTGATCTTCATTTATTTGCGCCCCGGCACCGGCCATTCACTGGATATTGATAAAGTGACCTCTGTGTTCTATACTTTGACTATACCTATGTTGAACCCTCTAATTTACAGTATGAGGAACAAAGATGTCAAAAATGCTTTTAGAAAAGTGATTGGCTGA